In Lolium rigidum isolate FL_2022 chromosome 3, APGP_CSIRO_Lrig_0.1, whole genome shotgun sequence, the genomic window ttcaatgtTGCAATAAGAATAAATTTACGAaggtcaagtgtcaagtatgtcttgaagacgaAGAAGATGGCGTGAACTCGCATGCATATCTTCAAGATATCAACATAAGGAACAAAAGAAGAAATGGTGTGAAAGTTTAAGATAAGCCATCCCGAGGAGATCATattcttgaagcttgccatccatattttaatcatggatatgtgaagatgcaccaaaGAAGAATCTctcccatagtggtgtatgggcGAGCAATCTGCaagtcatcaagcaagcacactcaagaaaggcattccatcttgttgcggtcaagatcgtcatcatcgatatCAACTGGGATGCGCAAGTTAAGGTTTGTTCATGATAGGGTTTTTTTCTTACtggtctcgtggtttagttgggagaccagGTTATAGGTTAATTGACgcactatcaaggggctctcgagtgagtaacttgatcgtatcgttcggagagggctcaaacctttgcattttgcatcatctttcttggttgttatatggatcttatccatatggtattttagagcttgtgcttattctcgtggcaagctctagttcatcgaaaatggattccACATGAAATATTTGTTGCATTTTCGATATTGTAGTTTTTCCCGGTTCTTTGTATTGAGTGGTTTCACCTCTAAATTCTTGGAATATCTATCCCATTTGTTCTTaatattttcactctttgtggggtaactGTTTTCatcctctttacaacaaaatAGGTTCCACCTAAATCCgattttcctaactcaagttgatgCATTTTTCATATTAGAGGTGTTACCGCTTTGTCTCTTATAGATAGGTTAAACCTTTTCCCATTTGATCTCATGCTCTGTGTTGTACTATGATAGTTCTCTTCATGATCTTGTAGATATCTTTCTTGTTATTCCAACgagcccaagttcatcaaaatcGAAATTCGTATGTGAAAATAGCGGCGTTTTTGGTGTGTGGTGCGCTGCCAACCCGAGTGGTCCGGCCCCTAGTCCGGCGAAACGGTCCCGACACTCAGTATAGTCGTCGGAATTGGTCTAGGGCCGACCAGACCTGTTCGGCTGGCCAGAGTGTTTCGGCCATGCCTAGAAGGTTCAGCCGGACGCGAAAATGTAGCCTTTTTCTCCAAGAGCTAGTGCTCCTCCACCCATAtaaaagggggtcttcttccccattgaGCTGTAGCTTCTCCCACTCTCCAGTCCATTGTTGAATTTTTGAAGCTTCTTCTCCCTCTAATctttccatgattcttgctcatattttaggaaatagagaggagatctagatctacatcttgaccaaacaattctctctctttgtgaggggaatccagtagatctagatcttggagaaatttggtgttcctcctcctatttgttcttcctctcttatttctCCAATaggttttgtagctttgttggaatttgagagagaagtattTGACCatttttgtggtgttcttgctattgcattaggtgcatcggtttgacttttCTGCGTGATACATGGAgctgaaagttcgtgagatattcacttcgggagcttgttcctcttgggtctttggaccctagacggcttagtggtcttcgTGATGTTCTTGGGGCCTcctattaagttgtggagattcctcaagtgtgaggcctttgtggcggtttcttgggagcctccaattaagttgtggagtttTCCCCAAGATTTGTGCGGGTTCGCTGACCAGcctcaaggttccatagtggGTCGAGGACTATCCTTTTGGTGGGAAGGCTCAACGGGAAtacggtgaggccttcgtggcgtttgggGAGCCTTttttgcctccacaccgctccatcaGAGAGTACCACTCGCAAGAGTATGAACTTCGAGATACATCATCGCTCCGcgtcacctcggttattcctatacccgagctctttacttatgcactttactttgtgatagccttcgtgcttgaagttatatatcttactATCACATAGttacttgtattgcttagcatattttgttggtgcacataggtaaaccctagttatataggttgtacttgacaaattaaacgctagttttatttcacatttgttaagccatagTCGTACAAGTTTTAAACCGCATATTCACCCCCCCTataggcggcatccgtgtcctatcacccctccccctcctcctatataaagagagccccttcccactctctctcccttgtGGAGTTCTACAGATATACGCCAAAAGTTTGCACCCGATAGCGCAACATCCTGGACGGTAGACCATTGGTGCACTAGATCATTGTAGCCATGGATACCGGTAGAGGGATCTAACATTCGATTCTCGGAGCAAGAATGACTAAATCCTCATGGTTGGCAGGGATACACCTAGCCGAGGGGATCACCCTGTTCAGAGTATTCACCGAGCCTCCCTCAATTTGCTTGGCGAGTTCATATATAGATAAAAAAATCTTTATTGTATCTTCATAGATAGATCTTGGTGGTTGGTGTAGAGGCAATTTTTTTTAGTTTCCCATGCACACAACCTAACAAAAGGCAGGCCTGGCAGGAAACGCCGAACCGTGATGAACTCCGAGAACTGATGTGGTGGTGTCTGCGCGCAGGGAGGAGAGCTCTAGCGACGAGGTGGACCTCTGATGGCGGGAGAGGGGTGCAACATGCACATGGTGTCGGGAGCGTGAGGGGATGAACAACGACGGGGAGGCGCATAAGGGTGTTGGTCGAGAGGACCTCCGGCAGTGGCGAAGCTAGCGACATAAACATATGGGACCAGACAGCCTATATTCCAAGGActaatacctacaaaaagtgaaaGTGTCTTGTAGAAAAGTTGTGGGGTTAGCTGACCCTACAACTTAAACACAGCTTCGCCACTGACCTTCGGGGCTATGGTCCATGGCACTCGCGTGGGGAGCAGGACAGGCTCTAAGATATAGGCGGCTATGGGGTTCGTTGTGATATACATTTTTCAAATGAAATGTCATGGAATAAACCCTAGCCACACTGTAAAATTTCTTGAGGTAATAGAACTTGCTGGTCATCCCCGTAACATCAAATCTCCTATGAGAACAATCATTTTTATCACGGAACTCATTGAAGAGGTACGCCTGGCCCTACTAGACTGGTCGTATATAACCCAGCAATCAACTTGCATTGCTTCAACCAACCATTAATTAACCATGCAAAAGCAACCCACCGTCAAATTATCACCCGAAACATTTTGGTTTTTGTTTCCCGTTCAATACATCAACAAACATACCCAAGGTTCGACCAATCTGCCCTTAACTTTTGTACAAAATGACTAGGCACAACTTACGAATATCAGTGTTTACGGTTCCCTAACGTGGACGCTCCCAGCCTCTCAGCTGAACTCTGCTTCGTAGGAGATAGCTCCCTTCTACTCATATACTCTTTAAAATGCAACATCGCTAACATTTGGTTTCCTCCAAGGTCTCACTGTCACTTAGTCTGCAAAGTACTCAAATCAGCCATGAAAAATAAAGACTCATATACTGCAGAAGACGTCAGTGCTCTTTCCTACAATAGTAGTAGTACTAATGTAGGACTTGTTCATAGAATGTGTTTGCGTGATAGCAAGGCTCTCAAATCGTGACCGAAAATGCCTCACGTACGATCTAACATGTACGATCCGTGTACGACTAACTCAGGAGGAGGCTTCCCATGATCTGGCCCACAAACTGACTGACGCACATTTTAGTCTGATCGTACCGAATTATCGGACCAATTCGATTGTACGTATAGCACTGCCCGAGCGTGAATGGGATTCCACTATTTTATGGGATGGGGTACTTGGTGGCTCTCTACCGGGAAGATAACCTCGCATACACATCGAGATTACTTCGTCTTTCGACACCTACCGTACATCATTCAGGTTCATAGAGAATGCATGCATGTTGTCAAATTGAAGCCTATTAAGCAATTATAAACCGTGGAAGAGATTTAAAAAAAGGTCACGTAGTGTGGAAGATAGTGTTCACGATCACCAATCATCATCGGCGAAGACATGTTGACCCTTATAAAAACGGTATGAAAACAAAGAAGAGGACATTTATGTAAGCTATACACCATTGGGAAAGATACATATATACAGGGGGCAAAATTAAGGAACGAAGGAAACCTCGCCAGAAAATTGAGCTATACAGTCATGGCATACAAAGCTGAGGAATGAGTCAGATCTTGTGATTCCACTCCCATTCCACTATTTTTTACACTGTTGTATGACTCATGGCGATGAAAAATCCTGGAAAGGAGGAAGCACATGGACAGTAGTCCAGTACACATCAGAAGGATGCACAAGCAAGAGTTCTCATGGTCAACCATTCAAGAAAGAATTATCCTTCAAAATACTATTGGGCGCGAATGTTTCCAGCTGCTCACATGCAATTGCAAATACACGCATCACCTCATCCCTTCACATGCACATGAAACATTTCAAAGCTAGTCTGATAAACATACAAAAATGCACTGACATAAGTTAGATGATGAATAAAATGTGTCTGAAAGATGGTAGCCAAGAACTCAAAGCTCTGTAGTGTCATAAATAACATGCAATAATATCAATTACAGGAGTGACAAAATAACAAGCAAGTGTTTTTAGCATGCCTCGGAAACCATGCATCACAATAGCAGTCAAAAActtacaaaaaaataaaaagagattaTCGTGGTAATATTTATCAGGCCAGATAAAACAAGTAGTATTTAATTTCTTGGCCCCCCATGATTACACAACCTAAGGATTTACTTCATCACATCAGCCGTATCCACAATGGAAACACCAGATTTAATGATTTGCGAGGCATATAGAAGTGTTTTATACCACAGGTGCATGGAAAATAGACCGCCATACAGGAAACCAGCATGAATTTCAGTGAGATATACCACAGGGTTCAGAGAGAATGAATGTTGATCAGAACTACTTCAATTGAACAAAAGAAACAGAGTCATGGTATACTTCTCGTGGTACAAAATGTCAGTCGAAGAATCTATCTTAGTCTTTGCAATGCACCGTCTGCTCCCCGAAATGATTGAAAACTCTTCCTATTAGTGTCATCCTAAGAACCAACTAATTGAACTAGGGAGTGATGCCCAGCTATGGGGAGCAAACAGAAGCAAGAGTTTTCAACACTAACAGTTTCAGATGACCGAAGAATGCTGCTTCTACTGCTACAGATCGTAACATGAAACAACTTGTCTGAACAAGGACGGCATTGTACACAAGAATACATGACAGCATGGTTACCAGATATGTTTGCTGGCTTGCTGCATAGAACAGGCATTCGGACAGGAAACAAACGTATAGAGGGCAAGGGTAATGAGTAATGGAGTTCAAAACTTAAAGAACACACTTCTACTATTACCGGTAATAAAACGGAATGCGGTTACATGAAAAAATTCCTGTCTGAACACCGACGATATTGTCAACAAGAACACATGATAGCATAATACACTAAATTCATTGCTAGATGAACTGGTACTTGTGTTGCATAGATCAGGATTTTGAACAGGAAAATACGACAAATGTGTGTAGACTATCTCAATGCCAACCAAAATGAAATAGCTGTGGACCTGTCATGATCCCCAGGCTGCAATTTGAAGGTTAGAAACCTTCGGTGGCTATTAAAAATGATCAAACGAGATAGCACATGTCGATGAATAATCCTAGAAAGGAGGAAGCACATGGACAGTACACATCAGGGAGGGATGCACAATCAAGTTCTGGTGGTCAACCATTCAGGAAAGAATTATCCTTCAAAATACTATTGGGCGTGATGTTTCCACCAGCTCACATGCAGCTGCAAATACACGCATCACCTCATGCTTTCACATGCACATGAAGCGAATTCAAAGCTAGTAACAAACATACTAAAATGCAGTGACATAGAACTAGATGATGAAAAAAAATGTCAGAAATGTGGAAGTCAAACAAATTAAAAGCTAGTTAAATGTAGTGACATAACGtaagtctttactattaaattggagttggggatggtgtgtcACTTTGATGTTAAACATTGGAGCAATCCCAACCGTAGAAAGTTCACACGAAATCATCTCACGGTCGCTCAGAAAAAAATGGAAGCTTATTTAATGCGTGTCAAGTCAGAATCAATAAAATAGACATGTTGCTCTGAAAAAATAGAAGCTTATTTATTGTGTATCAATTCAATCGCAATAATCAAGTAAATATACACGTCCCGGTATTTTGCAAAAAGGAAAGATATCAGCCACCAATTACGGTAATTTGCATTTCCAAACTTCAGCATTCACGCCCTCTCTCTCCTTGCAGCCAAGGATCGATCCCTCCTTGGAAACAAATTCTATGGGGCGGGCCGCATAATACCCCTTTTTTTAGGGAAGCCGCATAATACCTTGTGAGACCCCTCCTCAGATATTGCCACCTCATCCGAAACACACATCTTAAAGCATCTCTCAGTCTACGTATATCTTGTACCCCTTCGTCCTTCAGCAGGCCAAACTACCGGCGCTCGTGACTAGGCGGTCCCGTTTCATCTCTGCGCTGCCGTAACAACCTCCTCGGACCTCGCCGTTGTCCTTTGTGTGTGAGTCAAAAATGGCAAACCTGGCCGTCGCGTGTTCTGCTtcatgttgcttgcaatcttctcGTGGCTTAGCTGATTTTCACGGAAGCAGCAACGACGGGCCACGCCATCCGGTTCCCCTCTGCGGCGGCGCCGCCATTGCCAACCATTAACTCGTTCGGTTAATCAAGGACGCAGGTATAACTAATGCATCAGGTTTATCCGCAAACAAAAAGTTTTAGCCGCAACGCTGAGCAGCAGCCCCAACAGATACAGTCATGCAGATCCTACAAtgcattttttcttttcttgagtGCATCAGATCTCTATCGATCAGTATTTCAAAATCCAATCATGTCGAAGCGTGAAGCTGCTCTGCACCTATGAAATTAAATTATATCAGAGCAATGGAATCTGCTAATGTAGTATCAGAACTTGTTCTCATGAGAAGCGCTGACGGACCAAGGAGGTAAAAGGAACGGGAACGTGCGCCTGCGATCAACTCATCGCTGGTGGAGGTGGCAAACCAAGACTGCGTGATAGACGTCGGAGGACGCCATTGATACTGTGACCACGACGATGACTGGATTCTGAAACAACCGCAAGGTCGTGCCATGTGATACGTGGGATGGTAGTTACGACCAAATCAATCAATTGATCTGATGAAAACGTATACCACATGATAGGATGTATCCTAATTAGGTAGTGCGTATACTATGCAGGGAGGTGCCATAAGATGTGTATTTCGGATGAGGTGGCAAAATCTGAGGAGGGGTCTCACAAGGGGAGCTATGAGGCCCAGCCCCATATAATTTTGTGTCCTCTCTCTTGCCTTCTTCCAGCAAGGAGGATAGACCACCGCCCGCCGCTAGACAAGGGTCGATCGCCTCACTTCTGGTCTTCACATGTGGAGCGAACACATGGGATAGGTTCTGGCTGCGCCCCCGGTTCGCTACAACCACGTTCCATCGCCACAACCTTGTGCGGCCCCTCTACCGTACAACCGAGGTCGACGACCCTACCGAGGCCACCTACAGTGCGCCATCGTCGTCGCCGCCATGGTCCGCATTGCCGTCGATGCCCTGCGTGCCACAAGAGCCATGGTCATCTACAAAAGTGTGGCGCCATCACCATGGACTGCGTCGATGCCGCCTCCCTGCCCACCGCGATCGAACAGTGAAGGAAGGAAGGCAAAAATTTGGTAGCGAGGTTGGCGCTCTGTTCGTGGTGCAGGCCAACCTGCGCTGGCAGGACGACTGCTGGCCGGAGGAGTGCGTGGGGCAGGGAGTAGGTGGATGTGATTGAGTGCCGCCTGAAGGATGTGAAGGTAGTCGCATACGCCGATCATGCTACGGTCGTGGTGAACTTGAGGACGGAATTTTCATCCGGAGGACATGACCTTTCTGCTTAAATTTTGGTTATCCTGTTATGAGACGAGAGGAAGGCGGCAACGGAATGCCTGTGAGCCTGCATGTGTTCAATCATGTTGGTCGTGGAGGATGGGTGTGAGCGTGTGTGAGTAGTCGTCAACTCGAGGTTGACTCTGCTCAATATGTTATGTCCCTGCTCTTGGTCCTCACCATGGTCCGGGAGGGCTTCACAGCGAGGTCGTGCCCGATCGAGAATGTATGGAATTTTTCTCTCCGCTTCTCCTTTGCACTTTATTGTCCATGAAATCCCATGATAGACTCACTTCACCATCTTGCATGAGGTGTCATTGGTCGCCTTTAATGTGTTTGATAAATATATTTTTTGCTACTTTCAGATTCTTCACGCTTTTGTACTGTGCATTCTGCCGGTGGTTTACTTCCTGATGGCGTCGAGATCTCCTGAAGAACAAGGTGAGAGTGGAGTATTAGTAGATCGTACCTGAGTAGTTTTTGTTTGCATGTAGGGGTAGAGTGACATAATTATTCAGTGCAACAAAAGGTGTGAAAGAGTGTGCGATGATCTAAATAAATTGTTGCCTACTGAATATAATTTTACATTCCGGTGTAATTTCGATAGTTGTTCTTTTGCCCTTGAAAATAGAATGTTGTCTATTGGGCTTAGAAACTAGCAAATACACCATTATTAATATGTATCCACATTATACATGTACTATTACGTGTTGTAATTTGTTGGGGGACGAAcgctgtgtgtgtgtggggggggggggggtgtctcCTGCTCGCCCCTGGCTCCACTCCGTATCTACATAAACTTAAGAATTTTTTTACAAATGATGGGAGTACATTTTAATTTGTTTGTATTTCGAGCAGAATCATCCCATTTATTTGAAGTCCAACTAATTCTTTATTATGCTTTCTGAAACGTTTCGAGTTAAGAAAATTAGGCAGGGTCATTCCGTAGGGTGGAATTGTGGAGTGATACTGTTATCTGCTTATGGATAATAGAGTTTATTAGTGTAATGAATATTGTCCATGTATTATGATGGAGTGATTTGGGTTGCTTAGGTCATTTCCTTCCCTATGGTGTTATATTCTGAAATACGATCCTCATAGTTTGTTTAGGATAGAAGTGATTTTGGTCTAAGCTTTTTATTTGTATATTTCTACCTTCTGTGAGCCAGGTTGGTCATTCATATGTTCACTATTTTGTTAGCGTGCATTCCTTTTTATGCTGAGTCAAGCATCATGTTCCCAGCATCCATCTAAAACATCTCAGTATATCCATCTAGAACATCTCATTATATGACTATGTTACAATAGAGGACTTAAAGAGGTGTATGCGATTGTTACTAGGTACATAGAGAAAGACATCGATATTCTGTTACGACTACAGATGGATGTGCTACCGTTAAAACGTTTAAATAATTACATGCATTATATTTATATGTTTATATATGCGCAAGCGGAAAAGGGAATTATGCTATATATGTGTTGCAGAGAAATAAACTACATAtttgcaacaacaaaaaatgGATTATGTTATATATATGCAGTGGGTGAAGAAACTCGCGCGCCGTAGcagcgcacgggcattcaactagtagttGAATCAAATGTGACTGAGAGATGGTAACTCTGTTGTCAAACCATCAAAATGACCATGCAGAATGAAGTCTAGTAATCAATTACAAAAGTCACAAACTCATAATGCAACCATGACATCAAAAGATATCAGCAGCATACACAGTGCCAATTAAAGTACAAAAAGTGCTGACAATAATCTTCAACAACCAAACAAGAAACTGCGTGACCACTAGACAATCAAGTCGATAAATCACGATTTTCCCACGAAACTATAAACAAAAGTCCAACCAAAGTGAAGCCGAAAGTCAAGAAAAAGACTCGCAAATTGCAGTTAACACGGCATTAGACATTTGGACTGACAAGGTCAATCTCATACTGATAGAATACAAGTCAGTTAACACGGCAATAGACATTTGGACTCACAAGGTCATTCTCATACTGCTAGAATACAAGTCTGAAAATATCAATAAAGTCCCACGAAAGATTAAGTGCACAGTTAGGAAAGAGACAGGGCTGCTATAATAACAAGTAGTGATCATCTAAGTTCCCACCGGTGCACATCTTCAGACCGCCTGAAGTGTTGTTTCTCTTTTCTAGACAATTGACAATTCGGATACTATAGCACTCAACCATCTACATACCTTAAAGCATAAGTAATTATTTTTTCATCTATAGATCAAGTGGTTTATAATCAGCAAGAAAAATCTGATAATTCAAGCAGTTGAACATGGGAACTACCATTGCAGTCGCAATAATACAGTtacacaagtgaccaaacaacagGCAAGTATTTTTTTTAGCATGCTTGCAAAAACTTCCATCATAAGCTCATaatcaaaataaaaatattgttgTAATATTGATCAAGCAGACAAAACAAGTATCTAATTCAATAACATTCGGCTATAATTACACTTCATCACATCAGCCGTATCAACAAAGGAGACACTAGATATTAAGATTCACAAGGCAAAGACGTGTTTTATACCACAGGTGCATGGAAAATGCACCGCCATACAGGAAACTAGCATGAATTTCAGTAACATATAGGTTTCGGAGAGAATGAATGCTGATCAGAACTACTTCAATTGAACAAAAGAAACAGAGTCATGATATACTTCCTTCCCTCTCGTGGTACAAAATGTCACTAAAAGAATCTATCGTAGTCTTTGCAATGCACCGTCTGCTCCCCAAAATGATTGAAAAAAATGTTCCTAGCAGTGTCATCCTAAGAACCAACTAATGGAACTAGGGAGTGATGCCCAGCTATGGGGAGCAAAACAGAGGCAACAGTTTTCCAACACTAACTAATTAACGATTGTTTCGTTTCACCTGAAGAGATACACACCGTCAGAAGAGGGCCATCCATCCAGAAGCTGAATCTCCAGTCATCTCGCGCTGCTCGTGCTGCCGTTCCGGCCGCGTGAGGCCTTGCCACTGCTACTGCCATGCTGCTTCTGCTTCACGGCCAACTCAGGGTTGTAGTACTCGAGATACCACCGCACAAACTTCTTGAGCCCCGTTTGGAGATCGGTGGATGGCCGGTACCCAAGCTCCCGCTGCGCAAGGCTGATGTTAGCATGCGTGTATGGCACATCCCCGTTCCTGGGCATCTTGACAATCCTCCTCTCAGCCTTGACCTTGAGCATCTTCTCCAGCAAGTCCACTAGCTGTGTGACCGGCACCGGAGAGGTGTTGCCCAAATTATACGTCCTGAACGGCGCTGGCCCTCGCTTCTTGCCGCCGCTGCCCGTGCTCTTGCCGGCTGTATCCAAGGCCCCGATACATCCCTTGACGATATCATCAATGTAGGTGAAATCCCGGGAAATGGTGGTCTGGTGCGCACCTCCACCGGAGCTCTCGTAGACGGTGATGGGCCGACCAGCGAGGATGTCCCGGGTGAAGAAGAAGTATGCCATGTCGGGGCGCCCCCACGGGCCGTAGACGGTGAAGAACCGTAGGGCCGTGAGGGAGAGGCCGTAGATGTGGTTGTAGACATGCGCGATCTCCTCGCCGGCCTTCTTCGTGGCCGCGTAGAGCGAGGCGGGGCGGTCCGTCCTGTCGTGCTCGGAGAAGGGCACGTGGGAGTTGAGCCCGTagaccgaggaggaggacgcccagACGACCGCCGGCTGCGGGTCGGCGGCGCGCGCCGCCTCGAGCAGCGCGACGAGGCCGGCCACGTTGGCGCGCACGTAGGACATGGGGTCGACGAGCGCGTGGCGCACGCCGGCCTGCGCGGCGAGGTGGAGTACGTGGGTGAAGGGGACGACGTCGAAGAGCTTGGCGAGGAGGTCGGCGTCGGCGATGTCGCCGTCGACGACGTAGACCCCCGCGCGCGCGAGGAGCGCGGCGCGGCCGCGCTTGAGGGCGGGGTCGTAGTAGTCGTTGAAGTTGTCGAGGCCGAGCACGCCGTCGCCGCGGCGgcgcagcgcggcggcggcgtggcagcCGACGAAGCCCGCGGCGCCGGTGACGAGGACggagaggccggcgcggccgccgtTGGCGCGCCTGACGCGCGCGGAGGCCCGCACCTTCTTCTCCCAGGCGGCGCCGCCGTAGGAGGCGGTGGCCTGGGAGgcgtggagggagcggcgcggggAGTCGGTGGCGCGCGAGgcgggggcggaggaggaggatggggagaggaggaggaaggcgaGGAGCAGCGAGAGGGAGCAGACGGACCAGAAGGCGAGCTTGGAGAGGAGcgaggggtggtggtggtggcgcgcggggaggcggtggtggtggtagtggtggaACTGCGGCTTGAGGGCCGCGgaggcgccgcccgccgccgccgccgagccgggcGCGCCGGTCAGCTGCGGCGCCATGTCGCGATCTGAGTGCGGCGGCAATGCGGGCGCTCGCTGGATCTCGGGATTGATTGGGTGGGGGTGGGGCGGACGGACTTGGGTTTGTTTGTTTCAAGGACGCTTTCCGTTCCGTTTTGTCGCGCAGATGGTTTCGTTTCGATTCGTTTCGGCTTTGCCCTTGGGCGCTACATTTGAGGAGAAATCGTGGGGATTTTTCTCccctttcttttctctttctAGCAGCAAGCCAGCCAATGACTGCCTGGGCTTTCCTACTTTTGCAttctcctttcttttcttttctttttggatacAGTACTGATTGTTTTCCGTTGAGAAAATTGCGACGCCGACGGATCCGCTCTCCAAAAATTCGAAACGTGTAATCCTTGTCAACGCAGCTAGATTTACGGGACGCTAAGTAGCAGCAGAACCGTACAATCTCAGGATCAAAAGAGCATCTTCACCATTCCGCTCCAAATAGGCGCTCGCAGGAAACATGCAATTAATT contains:
- the LOC124697644 gene encoding UDP-glucuronate 4-epimerase 3-like, translated to MAPQLTGAPGSAAAAGGASAALKPQFHHYHHHRLPARHHHHPSLLSKLAFWSVCSLSLLLAFLLLSPSSSSAPASRATDSPRRSLHASQATASYGGAAWEKKVRASARVRRANGGRAGLSVLVTGAAGFVGCHAAAALRRRGDGVLGLDNFNDYYDPALKRGRAALLARAGVYVVDGDIADADLLAKLFDVVPFTHVLHLAAQAGVRHALVDPMSYVRANVAGLVALLEAARAADPQPAVVWASSSSVYGLNSHVPFSEHDRTDRPASLYAATKKAGEEIAHVYNHIYGLSLTALRFFTVYGPWGRPDMAYFFFTRDILAGRPITVYESSGGGAHQTTISRDFTYIDDIVKGCIGALDTAGKSTGSGGKKRGPAPFRTYNLGNTSPVPVTQLVDLLEKMLKVKAERRIVKMPRNGDVPYTHANISLAQRELGYRPSTDLQTGLKKFVRWYLEYYNPELAVKQKQHGSSSGKASRGRNGSTSSAR